In Camelus bactrianus isolate YW-2024 breed Bactrian camel chromosome 18, ASM4877302v1, whole genome shotgun sequence, one DNA window encodes the following:
- the ITPRIPL2 gene encoding inositol 1,4,5-trisphosphate receptor-interacting protein-like 2, whose product MSVHYTLNLRVFWPLVTGLCTALVCLYHVLRGSGGARVEPPDGADGGFPLLKVAVLLLLGYILLRCRQTVRQRFLPGTPRLGGHSAFSPRHFREPSLDILLESYYEHEVRLSPHVLGHSKAHVSRIVGELVRAGRTRGSPGPIPGGALALAFRGDFIQVGSAYEQHKIRRPDGFDVLVPLRLPPLVALEPRSLGAEPELAPAFHGCFVCALKAPPGASGGQWLRDCKTFADGFCVDVRGRRHLSATLVLRWFQSHLQRSLATVRYSLEGRCRVSLTPGGLEQPPTLHILPCRTDYGCCRLSMAVRLIPAVHLGDSVFLVAPPLPPSPVGPLSELPGGLRGDALWGVNTARQEQKLLSWLQERAPPGACYLKCLQLLKALRDLGARGLDPTAATQWGRILSSYVLKTVLLAVLLREGAPAQGWEEAHLGERLEELVQFLRGCLLQRRTLFHCVLGPGGAAAEVGPLPKVLREAGPVDLLAAFDRHARELAAARLLSTWRRLPQLLRAYGGPRYLARCPPPRSQRTQGFPEDEP is encoded by the coding sequence ATGTCTGTGCACTACACCCTCAATCTGCGAGTCTTCTGGCCCCTGGTGACCGGCCTCTGCACCGCCCTCGTGTGCCTCTACCATGTCCTGCGGGGAAGCGGGGGCGCCCGGGTCGAACCTCCCGACGGCGCGGATGGCGGCTTCCCGCTGCTCAAGGTGGCAGTCCTGCTCCTTCTCGGCTACATCCTCCTGCGCTGTCGCCAAACTGTTCGACAGCGCTTCCTGCCCGGGACCCCCCGCCTGGGGGGCCACTCCGCCTTCTCTCCTAGACACTTCCGAGAGCCCAGCCTCGACATCCTGCTGGAGAGTTACTACGAGCATGAGGTGCGCCTGTCGCCGCACGTGCTGGGCCACAGCAAGGCGCACGTGAGCCGGATCGTGGGCGAGCTGGTGCGGGCTGGCCGCACTCGGGGGTCCCCAGGTCCCATCCCCGGAGGGGCGCTGGCCTTGGCCTTCCGCGGAGACTTTATCCAGGTGGGCAGCGCCTACGAGCAGCATAAAATCCGCCGGCCCGACGGCTTCGACGTGCTTGTGCCGCTGCGCCTCCCGCCCCTGGTGGCGCTGGAGCCCCGGAGCCTGGGCGCAGAGCCCGAGCTGGCCCCAGCCTTCCACGGCTGCTTTGTGTGCGCACTCAAGGCACCGCCGGGGGCCTCCGGAGGCCAGTGGCTCCGGGACTGCAAAACCTTCGCCGACGGCTTCTGCGTGGATGTGCGTGGGCGGCGCCATCTCTCGGCCACACTGGTGCTGCGCTGGTTCCAGTCGCACCTGCAGCGCTCCCTGGCCACCGTGCGCTACAGCCTGGAGGGGCGTTGTCGGGTCAGCCTAACCCCGGGTGGCCTGGAGCAGCCTCCCACCCTGCACATCCTGCCCTGCCGCACCGATTACGGCTGCTGCCGCCTTTCCATGGCCGTGCGTCTCATCCCTGCTGTCCATTTGGGCGACAGCGTCTTCCTGGTggcaccaccactgccaccctcGCCCGTCGGGCCCCTGTCGGAGCTCCCAGGAGGTCTGCGCGGGGATGCGCTATGGGGCGTGAACACCGCGCGCCAGGAGCAGAAGCTGCTAAGCTGGCTGCAGGAAAGGGCCCCTCCAGGTGCCTGCTACCTCAAGTGTCTGCAGTTGCTTAAAGCTCTTCGAGACCTGGGTGCCCGAGGGCTGGACCCGACGGCCGCCACCCAGTGGGGACGCATCCTGTCTTCATACGTGCTCAAGACGGTGCTGCTGGCGGTGCTGCTGCGCGAGGGGGCTCCTGCACAAGGCTGGGAGGAGGCACACCTGGGCGAGCGCTTGGAAGAGCTCGTGCAGTTCCTTAGGGGCTGCCTGCTTCAACGCCGAACACTCTTCCACTGCGTCCTGGGCCCTGGCGGGGCAGCCGCTGAGGTGGGCCCGCTGCCCAAGGTCCTGCGTGAAGCTGGCCCAGTTGACCTCCTGGCTGCTTTCGACAGGCACGCCCGGGAGCTCGCGGCGGCGCGCTTGCTGTCCACGTGGCGAAGACTGCCCCAGCTTCTCCGGGCCTATGGGGGTCCCCGCTACCTTGCCAGGTGTCCCCCACCCCGGAGCCAGCGCACCCAGGGGTTCCCTGAAGATGAACCATAA